The genomic window GCGTCAGGCACACGATCACGCCGCCGCGCGGCGCAATGCTGCCGCCCGACAGGTTGGTGCCGAAACCGCGCGGGACCACAGGCACGCAGGCGGCGTTCGCTGCGCGCACCACCGCGGCGACCTCCTCCGTCGAGGCGGGGAAGACCACCGCATCCGGGATGCCGATCGCCAGCGAGGCGTCGTACGAGTAGACCTCGGCATCGACGGGGCCGGCCGCGACATTGGCCTTCCCCACGATGCGGCGAAGCTGGTTGAGCAGCCCGGCGGGGATCATCGTTCGGCGTAGACCGCCGCGGCGGCCTCCAGCCCTCCGGGGTTGACCTTGACGCCCTCGGCCCGCAGGATCGACTCGAGCGCGGACAGGAAGAGCGTGACGTTGCGGCGGGTCGAGGCGTGCCCCATCAGGCCCACCCGCCACACCTTGCCGGCGAGCGGCCCCAGGCCCGCGCCAATCTCGATGCCAAAGTCGGTGAGCAGTGCTGCGCGCACGCGCGTGTCGTCGGCCCCGTCGGGGATTCGCACGGCGTTGAGCATGGGCAGCCGCTCCGCTTCGGGCACCAACATGGCGAGCCCCATGGCCTCGATGCCGGCCACCAGGGCCCGATGGTGGAGGCGATGGCGCGCCCATCGGGCCTCGAGGCCCTCCTCGGCGATGATGCGCAGCGCCTCATACAGGGCGTAGATCATGTTGATCGGCGCCGTGTGATGGTACTTGCGCGCGCCGCCCCAGTACTGCCGCACCATCGTCATGTCCAGATACCAGCTCGCCACGGGCGACTTGCGGCCGTCCAGCACCTTCAGTGCCTCGGGGCTGAACGAGACCGGCGCCAGTCCCGGGGGGCACGACAGGCATTTCTGCGTGCCGCTGTAAACCGCGTCAATCCCCACGGCGTCCACGCCCACGGGCATGCCGCCCAGCGAAGTCACTGTATCCACGAGGAAGAGCGCCCCCGCCGCGGAGGCGATGCACGCGATGTCGTCGAGCGGCGTACAGGCGCCCGTGGAGGTTTCGGCGTGGACGACGGCCACGAGCTTCGGCCTGCGCCCCTCGAGGGCCTTCTCGACGGCCTCCGGCGCCACCGCCCTGCCCCATTCGGCCTCCACTTTGACCAGCTTGCCGCCGAGCCGGCGCACTATGTCGGCCATGCGGGTGCCGAACACGCCGTTGACGCACACCACCACCTCGTCCCCCGGCTCCACCAGGTTGACGAAGCACGTCTCCATCCCCGCACTGCCCGTGCCCGAGACGGGAATGGTGAACTCGTTCTGCGTCTGGAAGACGTACCGCAGAAGCTCCTGGGTCTCGTCCATGATGGCGAGGAACTTCGGGTCGAGGTGCCCGATGGTCGGAGCCGCCATCGCCTCGAGCACGCGCGGCGACACGTCGCTCGGTCCCGGCCCCATCAGCACGCGCTGCGGAACTGTCACGCCTCGGTACCTTCCTGCTTCCATTCCGCCTCCAATGCCTCGGTGTGGACGCAAACGCGGCCCCCGGCGCCGGGCGCCGTGCGCGGCGCATTATACCCGCCCTGGGCCTCTGCAACAACACGCGAGGGCATCGAGGCCGTCAGGGAGTGAGGACGAGCCGCACCACGCTCCGCGCCCCCGCCGCGACCCGCCGCGCCGACTGGCTGCCATCAGGCCAGACGGCGATGACCTCGGACTCGATGGTCTCGGGGGTGGGGTTCCAGACGTGGACCCGCCGTTCGTGGACCTCGGCGGGGTCCATCGTCGCGGCGCGGGGCACGACGGTGCCGAGGCGGGCGTCGGCCGCGCGGGCCAGGCCGCCGCCGTACACGAACTCGCCGAGCACGCAGTCGCTGCCCTGGTACGACGCGAGCAGCGTCTGGTCGTGGGGGTTCTCATAGGCCAGGTAGGGCAACGTGTCGTAGAAGTCGCGCTCGCTGGCGATGGCCTCGCGCGGCACGTAGTGCGGGCGCATCGCCTCGTCGAGCACGCGCTTGAGCGTCCGCGCGGCGGGGAACTGTGCCAGGCCAGTGCGCGCGATGTACCACAGAACGTCGTAGAAGCCGCCCTCGAGTTCTGCCTCACCCGCCAGCGCGGCCAGGCACAACAAGCCGTTCTGCGTTTCCCAGGGCGGGCATTCGGCAATCTGGTCGCGTCCCGCGTTCGAGCCGTTGCACCAGCCTCGCAGGTCGAAGTCGGGGTCGGCCGAGCCATTGTGGCAGGCGTAGTTGATGGCGAGCAGGTAGCGGGCGAAGCGGCGGGCGTTGGCCAGGAACCGCGCCTCGCCCGTCAACCTGTGGGCGAGCAGGTTGGCCAGGATGGCGTGCCCGTGGCCGAGGCTGCGAATCTGGCCCCCGTGCATCAGGCTGCCGGCGCGCCCTACGTTGAACTCCCAGAACCGGCCGTCGAGCCGCTCGGCCATCTCGGCGAGGAGGACCATGGCTTGCTCCCGCATGGCGGCAACGCCGTAGGCCTGGGAACCCAGCAGTAGCGCCTCGGTAATCGTGGCCTGAGCCCCGTAGTCCATCTCGCGGGCCCCGCCGCTCTCGGACACCGATCTCTCGAGCATCGCATCGAGAATCGGCCTGATCGCCCCGTGCAGCGTGCTGCCGCGGCCCGCGCCGGCCACCCACCACACGCTCGGCAGCAACGGCACGGTGGAGTTGATCCAGCCGAAGTAGCTGCTCTTGTGTTCCTCAACCCATCGGGCGAGTTGGCCATCGTTTCGCAGGCAGGCGGCCTCGAGTTCGGCGTCGCGCGTGAGCAGCGCCCGGTAGTGCAGCGGCCCGGCCCACTGCGGCCACCAGAAGAAGCTGTAGTCGCCTCCCGCCTTCGGCCGGGTGCCCGTGGCATAGGTGCAGATGCCCTGACCCGGGCGGTAGAGGCCCTCGGTCGGCGCCTCGCGGCAGAAGACGTCGCGCAGCCACGTGACCGCCTGGCGCCAGGTGACGCCCCGCGCGGTCGCGCGGTCGAACGCCTCGATGCGGCCGCCCTCGGGGAGGCTGAAGCGCGCCGCACGCTCCCACGCACGGTAGAGCATCGCATCCAGGCTGCCGCCCGGCATCTCCGCCGCGAAGTCGAGGACGAGACGCTGGCGGTGCTCCTCGCCGCCGGCGAACAGCACGTTCGGGTCTTTCGCGAAGGCGCTGGACCAGTTGAGCGCGCCCACGATGTACTTGTACCCTCTGGCCTCCGCAATGCCGCCCCACACGCTTGGAGGGCCCACCGCGGTGTTGCGGGTGGGGGTGACGTAGACGTCGTGCACCCCGCACACCCCCCAGTCAGCCGCGAAGGTCACATGACGGTCGCCCGGCCCGCCCGCCGCCACGAGGCTCTGGCAGAGGAAGGGGGCGTGGCACGACCCCGTGAGGCGGACCGCCTGCGGACGCGAGTAGACCCAGGCCGGGTTCTCCCAGATCGGCGGGGTGATTCGCTGCGAGCCGACCCACCGCGAGACGGGATTCATCCCGATCACGGTCGTCACCGTTTCCGAGCCGTCGTACTCGTAGGGGGTTTCGAACGTCGAGTAGGCTTCCAGCAGCTCGATGCTGGCTTCGGGGGTGAAGCCACACTCGATCAGGAAGCCGCCTGCCCCGCCATCGGCCCGCACGGCAACGCGCCAGGCGACAGGCGTCCGACCATAGAGCGCCGTGCCGCTGAAAACCGCACCGTCGGCCAGGCGCTCGACGCGCGAGGCCGCCATCGGCTTCACGTGGCCGATCGAGAGCCACTCGTGGTCCTTGAAGCGCAGCATGCGCCGCTGGCCCGCGTAGAACCAGTCAGGCGTCCATCCTGCGTCGGTGCGATGGAAGACCGCCCGTCTCGCTCCGCTGACGACCTCGATGGCGTCCAACCCGAGCGCTCCCCTTCACGCCGCTGCGGCGCGGAACCGAGGACTCAAGCGCTGGCGGCAAGCCGAGAGGATGCGAAGCTACTTGGCTTTCTTGGTGTCGGCGGCAGGGGCGGCGGCGCCCTCGGCGGCGCCTTCGGCCGCAGCGGCCTTCTCCGCCTTCTTCACCTTGCCGCCGGCCTTGACCCGGCGAATCTTGACCTTCGGCAGGCTGAAGATGGATTGGCCCTCCTGCCAGGCCTCGTCGTCCATCAGGCGCTTGACTCGCTCCGCACGCGTCAGCACATTCCGATGGCGCTTCAGGGCAGACTTCGAGGCCAGGCTCTTGTGCAACGACATAGGGGATGCCTCCTGGTGGGGTCGTAGCGGTCACTGGGGCAACAAGTCGCTGTCGCGGTACTCGCGGCGCCCCTGGCGCGAGACAAGGTTGCGAATCTGATCCCGCACCTGCGCGCGGGTCGCGGCGTCCATCGCCTGAAGTCCCCGGGCGCACAAGCGGTAGCGCCCGGCCTTGTCGCGCCAGACGTACGCCTCGACCTGCAAGGCCGTGAATGGCGCGTATCGGTTCAGGTACTCGGCCTCCTTCTCCACGCTGGCACGGTCGGCGGGCGTCTTGCCCAGGGTCAGCATGGTGAATACCATGCCATCGATCACCTCCGGTTCCGACGACACGGCGCCGCTGGCCTTGGCGGCTGGAGTCGCGCTCTGGGGCTTCTGGGCGGCCTCCTCGGCCTGACGCTTTATCGCGCCCTCGTAGGCCCGCCACCCGTGTTGGCGGCCGACCAGATACCCGAGCACCACGAGGAGCAGCACGATCACCACCCCGCCCGCCACGGCCGGGTAGCTCAAGGTCACCTCGCCCGTCGCGAGCACCTGGGACTCGGCGCGAGGGGCCCCCTGGACGGGCGCCTCATCGGGCGCCTCGCCCTCTGGCCTCTTCTTGGCTTGCTGCATCCCCCGGAAGGCTTCGAAGAACTCCTCCGGGCCACTGGCGCGTGTCACGGCTGAACTCCGAAACACTCAGGTTGATACCCGGGGATGGAGCGAACACGGGGATATCATCAAGACCCTGGGCGCCTCTCCGGCAGAGAGAGTCGCCCTGCACCTAACTCGCCCTTACGGTACCAGAAAAGCGGCGACGAGTCAACGCCATTTCGCCGGTTGCTGGCCACCCGCCGAGAGCATGGCGCCCAGCTCTGGCCGCCT from Planctomycetota bacterium includes these protein-coding regions:
- a CDS encoding alanine--glyoxylate aminotransferase family protein — encoded protein: MGPGPSDVSPRVLEAMAAPTIGHLDPKFLAIMDETQELLRYVFQTQNEFTIPVSGTGSAGMETCFVNLVEPGDEVVVCVNGVFGTRMADIVRRLGGKLVKVEAEWGRAVAPEAVEKALEGRRPKLVAVVHAETSTGACTPLDDIACIASAAGALFLVDTVTSLGGMPVGVDAVGIDAVYSGTQKCLSCPPGLAPVSFSPEALKVLDGRKSPVASWYLDMTMVRQYWGGARKYHHTAPINMIYALYEALRIIAEEGLEARWARHRLHHRALVAGIEAMGLAMLVPEAERLPMLNAVRIPDGADDTRVRAALLTDFGIEIGAGLGPLAGKVWRVGLMGHASTRRNVTLFLSALESILRAEGVKVNPGGLEAAAAVYAER
- a CDS encoding small basic protein, yielding MSLHKSLASKSALKRHRNVLTRAERVKRLMDDEAWQEGQSIFSLPKVKIRRVKAGGKVKKAEKAAAAEGAAEGAAAPAADTKKAK